CCAATGTTCCCGAGTCTAGTGCGGTGCTGGAAAATGTGAAATTTGCTCCTTTAAAGAGGTAACTGACGTAGCATATACTTtgtaaattttatgttttacttTCTGTTGCTGTGGTTCTTGCAACAGCCAGTTAACTTGTTGATAAGAAATTTATGAAATGATACAGTGCAATATATTGGATGCTTGGATTTGCAGATATTGTGCAAATTTTGTCTTCACTGGTACCctattttttttagcattttcaaTATTaccatttgcattgcatttgaAAGAGgggaaaaacaagaaagaaaaaatcatgTGGGATTCTGGGTTGGGGTCCCTCCAGAGTACCTTCCTTGATTAGATAACTTTCCCTTTCTTAGTTGTTCACTGAATTTATCTATCTAGCTCTAGCTTTAATTGATCCCTTTCTTTGAGCTGCTTTTGTTAGTTTGCCGTtaaacaagagaaaaagaaaaaaagaacaaactAGTAAAAATTAAAGGACTGTAATCATTTGGTCTAACTAATTCTTACTCTTCTTTAACCAGTGGGGTGTTCAGGcagtgattttgattttttactaTTTCCAGAGAGGAAGTGATggaacatttttcttaaatcttcaTTACCAGAAAAATAGAGCTGGTATTTTCTTTTACTTGCTCATCCATAAAATACTTAGGTAAGAAAAAATCATCCTAAAGGTTTAGTTTGGGCATGAGTTCACAGGTGCATTGTGTTGAGTTAGGACCTAAACACACTAGCATTGTTTGGTAAACCAAAAATGGGTGAAGTGCATTGAGTTAGGTGAGTTGCATTGGCTAAAACACAACCTCACCCAACCCATGAGCTTACGTTGAGTTAGAGTAAAAATAAGCCAATATGCCCATTTTTCCCCTTTAAAAAAACTAACACAAATTTTAGTTCCCTCCATGTTCCTATGAAAACCCTAACCAAAACTATTcaccattttttttcctttccttctctcaCTAAGGAGAGATATTTCTGGCAGGACTGTTGCTGGCCACCGCAACTGccttcttcccccccccccctctctctttgcAGACGGGGCAAAACCCATCTGCACACAGATGTTGATCTGTGCACAGATGGAGCAAGCCCCATCTGTGCATGGACAATGCCActgctaatttttttattttgtttttttctgaaaaaatatattaattttgttaaaatgtattctttaaatatattttgttaaaatatatttattttgatatagtttttttctgtaaatttattttcattatatattcatgttcaataattataaattatacacagatttgttagaagatatttttttaaataatacattgtccatggttaatttttttttttttttttggtttaagtGCCCATAGCTAGTTAATATGCCCTTTTTAGTTGTTTAACATTATAACTCAACTCAACTTCATTAATTtaccaagcattttttttttttttttataattcaacTCACCTCACCTCACCTCTCCTCACCTCACCTCACTTTCCATAGAAGAAATGATggaacatttttcttaaatcttcaTTACCAGAAAAATAGAGCTTGGTATTTTCTTTTACTTCATCCATAAAATACTTAGGGAAAAGAACTTCATCCTAAAGGGGATTACGAAGTGTTGATCCTGTCACTGCAAACTACAGAATGTGGAGTGGATGGTATGTGATCCTGAGACCCTGAGGTTTCAAGCATAGCTGTCAAGACCGTGCTAGACAAAGTCCTTTAGATTTGTCACTGGTATGGTATGGTACTAGTAGCAGACAATATCAGGTGCCATTTTGGATATATTGATATggtacattaatatattataaaatatataataattataataaatttttttggtgcgcaaagtattttttaatgtcaaataattatatgaactttataaatttataaattattggtAGCAACGGTAAGGAGGCCTGTTTGTGATCAAGAGAAGGTCATGAgtttgagttgtgaaaacaACTTCTTTGCAAAACACAAGGGAAAGGTTACATACTGATACGACTTTCTTCTGACGCTTACATGCACTGGAGACACctttataaaaatgaaaaataaaggggTGCAGGTCCCAGGCTCTCTGTCAAAACCTGGCCTATGAGGCATGAGTTCTATGTATGCGTGGAGCTCGGGAACTGTGCTATTAGGCTCAGTTTTTAAACAGCTCATTCTTCAACTCCTTTTGTGCAGATTAttgtaagtttaaaaaatatattataattaacaaATGAGGAGTTTATGACCTTGCCCCTTTAGTGAGGGCATGttttctctatctttcttcgttttttgtttttcctccaGAAAATTCTGCCCCAGTTATGTCTTTGAAAATAACACTGAGATAACCATGGAGAACAAGATTTTGCGGCCCTAATAAGAGATTTTGCCTTCTCTTCTATTCATGAATATACGATGTCTCCATCATAGCAGGATGAGGTGGCGGAAATAACTAGCTTTGCCAACTTCTGTGTTACATGATTCCATATGTAATATACCATTTAAGCGTACCCAGTTTTGAATTAGATAAAATTGTGAtcatttaaaatgaattttgcAAATCTTATCTAAAAAGGAAGTTCTTTCATTTGGAAATCTAGATGTTTGCAAGTTCTGTTATTAAGGGAAAAAGAGAGTAACCATGATAAATTGTGGTCTGAACTGAAAAAGAATAGAGATATTCCCATTAAGTTCGATGGTTGTCAACACTAGATAAGATTTTTCTTCAGAGCAATTGTATGATTACTTGCGTTTGTTTAACTAGTAAAACAAGTTGAGAAAGGAAGGAGTGAATGCTAAACTCGAGGAACTGAGTGATAGCCACAATACTTGAAAAGAGGGAAATATTTGGAAAGTTCTTAGTTAGAGGGTATCAAGCTCTTATCCTCTGAATTAGGCTAAGGGAAGTAGGCTATTTAAGAGAGGGAAATGGAAGAAATGAGAGTTACAAAGGTGATGCAGGCACCTCATATAGAAACCTCGTGCTTATGCAAATTAACAAATGCTTAGTTATGTTAAAAATCAACAATGAACTTATAAGATACATTTAACTCTCTCATGTCAAGTTTCATTCTCAAGCCATGCTTATACATAACTCTTTTCTTTCTGGGAAAAAGTAGTTTAGGGTGCTGGGAATGCTCTTCTTTTATGGGTATTAAGGGATTTCTTTTTACTCTCCCGTGTATTGTCTCAGCTGATGGTTTGTCTTCTGCAAGTGTGACATTTCTCATGGATTTAATTCACTTGTATATTCTCATGATTACTGAAATTTCTGTTACTGGTTTAAATCTAGACTCTTACTGATAAATAAAATACAGTACTTAAACATggatgctttttttttttttttctttccagtCCTGATAAAATCAAGCTCAGGCCATCACCAAGGAAGAGGACCAACAAGAAAGCAAAAGAGAGGGATCTTTACAGAAAGAACTACTTCCATGCATGCGAGAGCCTTCTGTCAATAATTATTAACAAGAGGCATAACGAGAAAACTGCTTTCCTTTCGCTCAAGAAATCCGGGCCTGAAGTACCGCAGCTCCTGACGCAGTTCTCAGCCAGCATTGCAGGAACTGGGCTCGCTGTTCTTTTCTCCGTCATGTGTAAAGTAGCTTATAGCAGGGTACCGTTCTGTGCCTCCAGACTCCTCAGCACCAGCATTGGGTTTGGACTGGTATGGTTGTCTTCTGCGGTAAATAGACTGAGGGACACAGTCGTCCACGTCAGTAAAAACTCAGGTAAACTGAAGCTTAAAGAAGAGGAAATGATGAAGAAGCTGGACAAATGCGTGAACCAAATCTTCTTCCGAGCTGCAACTTTGATGGCAATAGCAGTGCTGAAGCTTGCTTGACTGACTTAACACGGTAAGATAGGGAGGGGGCCATGGGGGAATAATTAATGAGATGTGAAAAACGCTTTCGAAGGAACCCGTTGAGGCTTTGTGCAGATTTCTGATTCTGAGTTGAGCTTCGAACATTTGATGAGACCGATCAAGTAAGTTTTGTGAAGGTAAAGTTTTGTTAATTGGAATGTATATTAACTAGTGACTAGTGCGATACAAAAGGACCTCATAATGTCTTCTGCATGGTGTAAAAATCAAAGTTTTTCTCTGCTCATTGTGGGTGTTATGGCAATTTATATGCTTTTGTTTCCGTTTCAAATAATGCAAGAGCACGGCATCATGGGGGAGCTCTTCATTCACAGTTTTGAGGTGAGAATTTCTTAATCATAATCGACATCATAACAATATGTACAAGCAAATggttggggggtggggggggggagagagaactCTCTCGCTTCCTCCTCGCTTGCGCTCCATTGTTTCTCTTGCCTGTTCGGGTTCTTGCACGCAGAACCATAGCGGGAAGGAGAGCTCTCTGGTTCTCGGCAGATAACCGGATTGGAACAAAACTCTCTCCGTTTCTGGCGTGGAGCACTAAGGCCACCCAAAAAAGCAAACTTGGTAAGGTAATCTTTCAAGAAAGTCTCAAGAATATCAGATCAACATTGGTTTGGCCCCTTATAAAAGGAAACACTCACTTACTTCAAGTTAATCTGACTACTTTTATTTGAGtacaattttgttcaccctctttaaCAAGATGAACATAACTCTTAGTACTTTGATTTGTTATTTGACTgctcttttgttaattttaactCCTAAAGTATTTGAGAATTATGTTTACCCGGGAATGAACAAAATGGCACTCCTTTTACTTATTTGTGCAGACtctatagagagagagagacttcaTTCAGGGTGTCAAATCTTCTTTTTCCATGTGATTTGGGTGTCGCTGGGTCCTCTCTGTATTTCGTCCGTACATGGTCtagaattctgataccaattactttttctttgttcttttcccaTTTAGAATCAAAcggaaaattaataataataataatagagaaGGGCTGAAGAGAAGTTGTACAAGACATTactattttaacatttaaaattgtacCTATTAGATCATATAGATAACACACTAACATTAACAGCAATTCCATCCGTGGCTTTTAAGGAAGTTACCCCATTCAGGGGAAAGCTCCAAGTACGCAAGACTGCAGATGCCACTAGTTTCGGCTGGTGATGGTAAATGTAGCTTAAAaagggttttttatttttttggtgtcATGATAAGTATACTTTAGTTTCAAACAacatgaaataaatataaattaagtttattaGAAGTCCTAGCATCAATTCAGCTTAGGAAAATTATTATCAATGACAATACACATCATGAAAAtgcttatataaaataaagtgaacccaaaaaaagaaaaaatgatttgTCATTATGTTTTCCGGTCATGGACTACCAAAAAAGGGCGGAAGATGGGGTCTCCGTCCTGTATTCTCAAATTTCCTCGTGGCTGGCTGGCTGGTGATTCTTCAAGAATGTCAACATTAATCTTACCTCGGATCGAATAGTTCCTTGTTTCTAAACACTTAAAAGCGAACCCTACACACAGTTTTGCAAGATCCAGCATTTGTGGTACATCTCAGCTAATTACTTTTGAGACAACGCCAGCACCAACCGTTCTACCTCCCTCTCGCAAGGCAAATCTTTGGCCTGTGGGGCAACAAACAACAAACAGACAAACAAACAATTTAAGCTACCGCAAGGCTTTTCTACTCAAATTCTTAtcgaataaatattattaatgaatCACAAATTACAATTCACGGTAGAACCCAGCATTTCCAAACTGATTAGTACTTGGCAAACAAAGTAGAAAAGCAAAAGTAGagacaaaagaagaaatgatgcTTGTCATGATAAGGCATGTATTCCACAGAGCACAGCAGTTGTAGGGGAAACAAAGATTGTTCTTGTATGTCAAACAGCTCCTCATATTTAATCAAATACACCCAAATGGCACCCTCCACAGAAGTgatcaaaacactcaaaattgTTGAAAGTTATTTATAATGGTGTGTCAATTCAAAAGTGAGGGCCTAATTGCTGTATTGGGACATGATAACTAGACTAATAATATGATTAAGTTTCGTGAGTTAGGCAATAAGCTGAATgatggaagaaaaataacagcCCTCAACTTTCTTTAATAATAAGTTGATAAAGTTGATACTTTCATCAACATAGATATAGATTATATGATGCTATTCAGTCAGAACAGTAGGCATTTTCTTCTAAAAGTCTGTCACTACATTCCTTCTATTTCTGATAAATAGGTTCTCAAAGTGACTTGTGGGAGAACaaggaaataaatgaaaataagaaaagatatAAAACATAAACATAGCTCCATATAGTCgtgaaaaaaggaaagaaaaataaaatcaagaagCCCACATTCTTTGCCCGAGAGGCAAACAAAAGTGAAGACAAGATGCATGAAGGCCTGCAGCCACCCCCACCCCAAAAGGATAGTTAAATTGACAAAACAAACATACCTGCTTCAAGGGGGACAGCTGATATGAGCTCAAAAATAGCAGTCACATTGTCCCCAGGCATAACCATCTTAACATTTTCTGGCAACTCCACTTTACCAGTAATGTCAGCAGTCCGCATGTAGAACTGGGGCCTGTAGTTTGAGAAAAAAGCTGTATGGCGACCACCTTCATCCTTTGTGAGGACGTATATCTCTGCCTCAAACCTCTTGTATGTCTTCACAGACCCAGGCTTGGCAATCACCTGTGCAACAAGGGAACAGAGTATAGTTAATTTGTATCCCAAATTCATAATCATTATTTGCTACAAAACTGTAGTTCAGTTTCATATATTTCACAGCTACAGCATTTTCTGATTCCCATCATTGCTTTTAGACTATTTGATGCTTCCATGCATCACGCAAGCCTCATTTATGAGTGTCTTTTGAAACATCAACAAGGTTAAAATGGTAATTTCACAGCATGAGATGCATTGAGTTGCCCAAAATCAGCTATTTGAGAAGACAACAACATGCCTTAAATCCCACTACTAGGTGGGAGTCATTACCAATTTGAGAATTCAGATAAAATTTGACTGAACTAGGTAGAAGTGCATTTATATTATGCTTTTAGTAATGATCTACAGCAAATTATTTTTCCACTGGATTAAGTGCCATTTACCTGTCCACGTTGCACATCCTCTCGCTTTAATCCACGTAAAAGAAGACCCACATTGTCACCAGCCTAGTAAAACATAGAAATTTCCTTAACTCAAAGCTCACCAAACTATCTACAATAGCTCTGTAataaaattgtaacaaaaatttaCTTACTTGTCCAAAATCCAAGATTTTCTTAAACATTTCAACACCAGTCACTGTAGTTTTTAGGGGAGCACCCTAGAATGGACAACACTTAGGTCaatcaaaaccaagaaaatataGAAGTACTTTCAGGTTTCTACAATAGAAAACACAGCACTTAGCACAACTGAGTTTAATTTGTACTTGTACATGGCTCGAGTGCAGTGAAAAAATTCCACAGATAAAACAAGCTTTATTCATAAAATTACCTGCATCAACCCTAAAATCTCAACATCCTCCCCAACTTTAATTGTCCCTTGTTCAACACGACCAGTGGCAACAGTTCCACGTCCCTTCACAAGGTAGAAGGATATATTTGTTGATAGAaaattttgcaagaaaaatCTTTTGAATAAACAGAGATCTTAGGGATTTAGTTACCTGAATTGAGAAAACGTCTTCGATTGGCATTAGGAAAGGTTTGTCAAGTTGCCGAACAGGGTCAGGAATGTATTCATCTACAGCTTCCATGAGTTTTAAAATGGCTTTCTTCCCTATTTCTTCATTTGTACCTTGTAAGGCAGACAGTGCTGAACCTTGGATGATAGGTATCTCATTACCAGGAAACTTGTAGAAGCTAAGCAACTCTGGCAGAAATACATACTCACATTATACCTTTTTTCTAGTACTGTTTTTCTGTTGTATCATATAGCAATATAGGAAAACAAACATGATGAACAATAATGGCACCTTACCCCGTAGCTCCAATTCCACAAGCTCTAGCAACTCAGGATCATCAACAGCATCTACTTTATTCAGAAAACATACAAGTGATGGCACACCAACCTGCGTTGcaggaaaaaatatattttatgcagAAACAATTACTCACAGGATAGAGGATCAACAGGAAAACAAAAGCTGTTCATGAGCTGACAGCAGTGTTAGTCAACCTGTCGTGCAAGTAGAATATGCTCTTTTGTCTGGGGCATGGGCCCATCAGGAGCAGAGACAACCAGAATACCCCCATCCATTTGGGCAGCTCCAGTAATCATGTTCTGCAAATCAagcaaatttaacaaataaaaacatgcaCGAAATTCATTACAAAACAAAAGGAATATACAGTCAATGGGAATTGGGAACCATAGTTATCAAGAAACCATATTGAAGAGGGTAAATTCCTTTCCAGTCAAGTTCCACTCAGTATAGTTAATGGCAAAAATATTCAGTCAGTTCCCAAACAATTTTAGGCAGAGCCAGACAATGTAGGACGGCATGGagtatattaatttttctaattggCTAGAACTATTTCCTAATCATTTGTGCTTCATAGATGTCTATAGGCATTTGCCTTGGACAAGGATTATATAAATTGTTCTTAAGGATAACATGTATGTATCaaattctatataaatatacatacttTTGAAGAAACTGTAAAATTTGTACCATAGATGATATGAAATGTCAACAGGCACCTATGGCAGTTGCCAGTAATTATGGCATCACCAACATGACCAAAACTTTGGTGTATACTCCTTTAAATTAGGCAAGAAACATAAAATCCTACAAGcagcaaaaataaaatgcaaatttCAAGCTATTTAGAATATCGGCAGTCTACTTCTGTAGAGGGAGCAGGGAGTGCATGATAGGAGTTGTATCTTGGGCCAGGCTGGCCAACACAAAGAACTCTAGAGGTAGGctagaaaggaaggaaaaaggaaGGCAAGGAGCATATCAGGTAATGCATGCTGACAGCATACAGAATTTTAGGGGAACCAAGcccataaaattaaatttagttgacaacaacaacaataatcccAGGCCTTAATCCTACTGGCCATATTCTTTTTTATAACTAtgctcttaaaaaaaatttatttcaactgtgctcatattttgcatgtCTTGTAACTTAATTGCTCAACATATTGAGTCATACAACAAAAGTTCTCCAACATAACACATCATCTCCATTCTCATTTACGTTGATCCATTTGTCATACATCTCAACTCCCCTCAATTTGTTTTTATCCTCAATAAGCCCCTGGGCAATCAGATTGACCAGGCAGGCATCATAGcacaaaaacaataataatagcaATCTATAACTACAAGCCCTTCCACTAATCACATCATTCATGATTTCTGCTGATAATTATAACTACAATTATATTAGTTATGAATGATCATATCTAATAACAGGAAAAccaacttaatttttttctataattgttCAAGGATGCAAAAAAAGAGTCATTTATTCTCTTGAGAAAAACTATATACAATTGGGCTTACTTTAACATAATCTGCATGTCCTGGGCAATCTACATGAGCATAATGCCGCTTAGCAGTCTCATACTCCACATGGGCCTGCAAAATCAAGCCAGatcttaaataataaatatggaaGCGTGctccaaaaatattaaattggtTTCAAGAAGCACTATGCAGGTCTTATCCAATCATAATGGCATGAAGAACCAAGGGAAAAAACAATTTCCCACCGTTGCAATGGTAattcctctctttttctcttcagGTGCCTTGTCTATTTCATCAAAAGCAACAGCCTTAGCTTTGCCTTCTTCTGCTAGCACCTAAGGGAGGCGTATAACCAGTTCAGAACCCAAATATCATAGTGATATACATTATTACTACTTATAACTAATTAGACTAATTCAGAATTAGTAcctgaaaagaaaatttaaaaacacaacACCAATGAATAAGTAGGGGAAAAGAGAACTGCACCTTAGTAATTGCAGCAGTAAGCGTAGTTTTGCCATGATCAACGTGGCCAATTGTTCCCACGTTGACATGAGGTTTTCTACCAGCATGGAAGACATGAAAAAGATGTTAGGTGTTATTAAAATAAACTGTAATGTTTTTCAAGGTGAGAACAAATTAATTGCAATGAA
The Diospyros lotus cultivar Yz01 chromosome 12, ASM1463336v1, whole genome shotgun sequence DNA segment above includes these coding regions:
- the LOC127813851 gene encoding elongation factor Tu, mitochondrial-like, with amino-acid sequence MASAAIRNPNSKRLFRLSSQIHHSCRGSTPTSWSISETLSGNERASVLIPWWRSMATFTRTKPHVNVGTIGHVDHGKTTLTAAITKVLAEEGKAKAVAFDEIDKAPEEKKRGITIATAHVEYETAKRHYAHVDCPGHADYVKNMITGAAQMDGGILVVSAPDGPMPQTKEHILLARQVGVPSLVCFLNKVDAVDDPELLELVELELRELLSFYKFPGNEIPIIQGSALSALQGTNEEIGKKAILKLMEAVDEYIPDPVRQLDKPFLMPIEDVFSIQGRGTVATGRVEQGTIKVGEDVEILGLMQGAPLKTTVTGVEMFKKILDFGQAGDNVGLLLRGLKREDVQRGQVIAKPGSVKTYKRFEAEIYVLTKDEGGRHTAFFSNYRPQFYMRTADITGKVELPENVKMVMPGDNVTAIFELISAVPLEAGQRFALREGGRTVGAGVVSKVIS